A region of Chloracidobacterium sp. DNA encodes the following proteins:
- a CDS encoding RDD family protein: MMNDSVREDLESKITSGRLVPKQIKAKSAPQPQPVRASQPLPPPPVKKKTVTANLVTHKTSQTLVEFQNKNSAMPDWRIQLQNAVQQRKGGRADDSVTAVSESEVQHANHGNLALKTEPVRQPEMEASPNIGDPRVANAMRRINESRNTFFQAPAKTMKAAPTVQSPPVRPFGVVSPSGNTPTFIFGTPQAKLPTLQKPKLVMSPVTVAEKRDTNKLPKIELPAESKAAVEQPLIARVEKLESGPISLPFPESTRIHITAENVEIDELDSAALDADDIEDLAPFSMRFGAGLFDFIIGGFTTMLVLSPLAFTSSNWFTAGSFLTFTGTWAIVMFVYMTACLGFFGKTMGMRMFQLELVDAIENEYPTLRQAAVNSSVFLVSIMFAGAPFLTVYFNEERRALHDLLSGTILVREF, from the coding sequence ATGATGAATGATTCGGTCAGGGAAGATCTCGAATCAAAAATAACAAGCGGCCGCCTTGTTCCAAAACAGATCAAAGCCAAGTCGGCTCCGCAGCCTCAACCTGTACGAGCGAGTCAACCCTTGCCTCCGCCGCCAGTCAAGAAGAAGACCGTCACCGCAAACCTTGTCACACACAAAACGAGTCAGACGCTGGTTGAATTTCAGAACAAAAACTCCGCGATGCCCGATTGGCGAATTCAGCTTCAGAATGCTGTTCAGCAGCGAAAAGGAGGGCGGGCCGATGATTCTGTGACCGCAGTGTCCGAGTCGGAAGTGCAGCATGCAAATCACGGAAATCTGGCGCTGAAAACTGAGCCGGTGAGACAGCCTGAAATGGAAGCGAGTCCAAACATCGGCGACCCGCGAGTTGCAAATGCGATGCGTCGGATCAACGAATCTCGGAATACTTTTTTTCAGGCACCGGCCAAGACTATGAAGGCGGCTCCGACCGTGCAATCTCCACCGGTCAGGCCGTTCGGCGTCGTTTCGCCAAGTGGGAACACACCCACTTTTATCTTTGGAACACCTCAGGCAAAATTACCAACGCTGCAAAAACCAAAGCTCGTGATGTCGCCGGTCACCGTTGCCGAAAAGCGTGATACGAACAAACTTCCGAAGATCGAGTTACCGGCTGAATCGAAAGCTGCCGTCGAACAGCCATTGATCGCACGCGTTGAAAAACTTGAAAGCGGCCCGATCTCGCTACCGTTTCCTGAGAGTACGCGAATACATATCACAGCGGAGAATGTTGAGATAGACGAACTGGATAGCGCGGCTCTTGACGCGGACGATATAGAAGATCTTGCTCCGTTTTCGATGCGGTTTGGGGCTGGTTTATTTGACTTTATTATCGGTGGATTCACGACGATGCTTGTCCTGTCGCCGCTTGCGTTCACTAGTAGCAATTGGTTCACAGCGGGAAGTTTCCTGACATTTACCGGAACCTGGGCGATCGTAATGTTTGTTTATATGACGGCTTGCCTAGGCTTTTTTGGCAAGACGATGGGAATGCGAATGTTTCAACTCGAACTCGTTGATGCCATAGAGAATGAATACCCAACGCTGCGTCAGGCCGCGGTCAATTCTTCTGTATTCCTTGTTTCCATCATGTTCGCCGGGGCGCCGTTTTTGACTGTATATTTTAATGAAGAAAGGCGTGCCCTACACGACCTTTTGTCCGGCACTATCCTTGTCAGGGAGTTTTAG